One region of Pseudoalteromonas galatheae genomic DNA includes:
- a CDS encoding class I adenylate-forming enzyme family protein: MDNIYHLFHRNVEKSPDKVAIVFSGTEVTYSSLFNQVLILSRFFKDQGLTPGQRIALFAPNGIEYPVVLLAAAKLGLAVVPLPITLKGAALEIALKKTPVSMAICWPTVSRTLLESAVVREDEVITLGESVLGERCWEDILTGVEHDEEYSNAAPELDFILTMTSGSTGSPKPIVLSQQCKIERAFSATINYYQLTSDDVILVATPLYHSLAQRGVLMPLMLGATTVILPKFQLQSWLDAIEQYQVSFLFAVSSQLEGLVAQSVENKDISSVRILVSSSAVLNTVTKAKLLKLLSCEFHECYGASEVGVVTDFCIDDENGNQGSVGKPLPFVDVKICDGHRKPVEIGVVGEIACKTTTQFSGYLKQLEATKAAYDDTGYFYTGDLGYLNKEGFLFYVGRKKEVISSGGINIYPQDIEEVIKRHPLVTDCVAFGVADPTLGEVIKVVYEQANVQQEESLERALRKLCFAELTDYQQPRIIEKCDNLARNAMGKVLRQQVKETYS; this comes from the coding sequence ATGGATAATATATACCACCTTTTTCATCGAAATGTGGAAAAGTCGCCAGATAAGGTGGCAATAGTATTTTCCGGAACGGAAGTTACCTATAGCTCGTTATTTAATCAAGTCTTAATTTTAAGTCGTTTTTTTAAGGATCAGGGCCTAACACCAGGGCAAAGAATTGCATTATTTGCACCCAATGGCATTGAATACCCTGTTGTATTACTAGCTGCTGCGAAATTGGGTTTAGCTGTCGTACCGTTGCCAATAACCTTAAAGGGAGCTGCGTTAGAAATAGCGCTGAAGAAGACTCCTGTAAGTATGGCCATTTGTTGGCCTACTGTTAGTCGTACTTTATTAGAAAGTGCGGTTGTGAGAGAAGATGAGGTTATAACTTTAGGTGAAAGTGTTCTCGGTGAACGTTGTTGGGAAGATATTCTCACCGGTGTAGAACATGACGAAGAATACTCGAATGCAGCGCCTGAGTTGGACTTTATTTTGACTATGACGTCAGGCTCAACAGGTTCACCAAAACCAATCGTGTTAAGTCAACAGTGTAAAATTGAACGCGCGTTTTCAGCAACGATAAATTACTATCAATTAACGTCAGATGATGTCATTTTGGTCGCAACACCGCTTTATCATTCCCTTGCCCAACGGGGGGTGTTAATGCCGTTAATGCTCGGTGCCACAACTGTGATTTTACCTAAGTTTCAGCTGCAAAGCTGGCTAGATGCTATCGAGCAGTATCAAGTAAGCTTCTTGTTTGCGGTGTCTTCACAGCTTGAGGGGTTAGTTGCCCAAAGTGTCGAAAACAAAGACATTTCCTCCGTCCGAATACTTGTGTCTTCATCAGCTGTTTTAAATACAGTTACGAAAGCGAAGTTATTAAAGTTACTTAGCTGCGAGTTTCATGAATGCTATGGTGCATCTGAAGTGGGGGTAGTAACGGACTTTTGTATTGATGATGAAAATGGAAATCAGGGCAGTGTAGGTAAACCTCTCCCATTTGTGGATGTAAAGATCTGTGACGGCCACCGAAAGCCTGTTGAAATCGGAGTCGTCGGAGAAATTGCCTGTAAAACTACAACTCAATTTTCAGGTTATTTGAAACAGTTAGAGGCCACAAAAGCTGCATATGATGATACAGGTTATTTTTACACAGGCGATTTGGGCTACCTGAATAAGGAAGGTTTTCTATTTTATGTGGGTCGCAAAAAAGAGGTAATATCAAGTGGTGGCATCAATATTTACCCACAAGATATTGAAGAGGTAATAAAGCGTCACCCCTTAGTTACTGATTGCGTTGCTTTTGGCGTTGCCGATCCTACTTTAGGAGAAGTCATTAAAGTAGTCTACGAGCAGGCGAATGTACAACAAGAAGAGAGCCTTGAGCGAGCGTTACGTAAATTATGCTTCGCTGAATTGACCGATTATCAACAGCCTCGGATTATTGAAAAGTGTGACAATTTAGCCCGAAATGCGATGGGAAAAGTACTCCGACAGCAAGTCAAAGAGACATACAGCTAG
- a CDS encoding cytidylyltransferase domain-containing protein: MNQSDSIYESLKNKDFHIIIQARMTSTRLPKKVMLPLCGRPVLQVMIERLSPFKDKIIVATTNDGSQTPITELCKSLGVKFVEGDTHDVLSRYYLAAELVNAKPDTVLVRCTSDCPLIDAYETAKVVSHFFNIRNNFDYVCAGPHCGFPNGLDTEVFTFAALAQAHTSASRDFEREHLTQYIVKNLKVADYSYHEDLSHWRLTLDEPDDYLAIQKVFQLFDNKTEFSFPELKRKLKAHPEVLDINKHVEQVKVG; the protein is encoded by the coding sequence ATGAATCAAAGTGACTCTATTTATGAAAGCTTAAAAAATAAGGACTTTCATATTATTATTCAGGCGCGCATGACATCAACTCGCTTGCCTAAAAAAGTGATGTTGCCTTTGTGTGGACGTCCAGTGCTTCAGGTTATGATTGAGCGCTTATCCCCTTTCAAAGACAAAATTATTGTAGCAACAACTAATGATGGCTCCCAAACCCCAATTACCGAACTGTGCAAGTCTTTGGGGGTAAAATTTGTTGAGGGGGATACTCACGATGTGCTGAGCAGGTATTACTTAGCAGCAGAGTTAGTTAACGCGAAACCAGATACAGTACTTGTTCGCTGTACTAGTGATTGCCCTTTGATTGATGCCTATGAAACCGCTAAGGTCGTCTCTCATTTCTTTAATATCCGCAACAATTTTGATTATGTATGCGCGGGTCCTCATTGTGGATTTCCAAATGGCCTTGACACCGAGGTATTTACATTCGCAGCGCTAGCACAAGCACATACCAGTGCTAGCCGAGATTTTGAGAGAGAGCACCTGACACAGTATATAGTGAAAAATTTGAAGGTCGCTGATTATAGTTATCATGAGGATTTATCTCATTGGCGTTTGACTTTAGACGAACCAGATGACTATCTAGCAATACAGAAAGTTTTTCAGCTCTTCGATAATAAGACTGAATTTAGTTTTCCTGAACTGAAGAGAAAATTAAAAGCGCACCCAGAAGTACTCGACATAAATAAACATGTTGAGCAAGTAAAAGTTGGATAA
- a CDS encoding Gfo/Idh/MocA family protein codes for MQMKTNQSPLKLAFIGGGNNSAVGYVHFAATQLDNKFTVVAGAFSRDMEQNIATSNRWGISEQRTYRCWKELIKKEKSNVDAFVVLTPTPHHIEVLTALLEQDIPVICEKSLVCGPLEIATLEKTYNASKHFLAVTYNYSGYAMIRELKHLIKHDKLGTIQKVHLEMPQEGFRRPPDIAGKASSPQTWRLHDSEVPTICLDLGVHLHHLSTYLLDIEPNETIAEFANHSQYPNLVDDVHMLLKYPCNIKGSMWMSKTAIGHRNGLKVRIYGEKGSAFWYQLNPDELELNYNDGRREILDRAGQCEYAGQFRYNRMKPGHPTGFVEAFANLYADIHHELCLYLEGEKKSNDYVFGLEQAKAGLCLFKAAKESVHSGTWEKIAN; via the coding sequence ATGCAAATGAAGACAAACCAGTCCCCACTAAAGCTTGCGTTCATCGGTGGTGGCAATAATTCAGCTGTCGGTTATGTACACTTTGCAGCCACTCAACTCGACAACAAATTCACCGTTGTTGCTGGTGCTTTCTCACGAGATATGGAACAAAACATTGCAACATCAAATCGCTGGGGTATATCAGAGCAACGCACTTATCGTTGCTGGAAAGAGCTTATAAAAAAAGAGAAAAGTAACGTAGATGCATTTGTTGTATTGACACCTACCCCGCACCACATCGAAGTTCTCACAGCTTTGTTGGAGCAAGATATACCCGTAATTTGCGAAAAATCATTAGTTTGCGGCCCACTTGAAATAGCAACTCTCGAGAAAACTTATAACGCCAGTAAGCACTTTTTAGCAGTAACCTACAACTATTCAGGTTACGCCATGATCAGAGAGCTAAAGCACCTGATTAAGCACGATAAGCTGGGAACCATACAAAAAGTTCATTTAGAGATGCCTCAAGAGGGTTTTCGTAGACCTCCAGATATTGCGGGGAAAGCTTCTAGCCCTCAAACTTGGCGCTTACACGACAGCGAAGTTCCAACAATTTGTTTGGATTTAGGCGTTCATTTACATCACTTGTCCACCTACTTGCTTGACATTGAACCAAACGAAACCATAGCAGAATTTGCGAATCACTCACAGTACCCAAATTTAGTAGATGATGTACATATGCTATTAAAATATCCATGTAATATTAAAGGCAGCATGTGGATGTCCAAGACAGCAATAGGACATAGGAATGGCTTAAAAGTGCGCATTTATGGTGAAAAAGGGAGTGCGTTTTGGTATCAACTCAACCCAGATGAACTTGAACTCAACTATAATGACGGCCGCAGAGAAATTTTGGACCGCGCAGGACAATGTGAATACGCAGGTCAATTTAGGTATAACCGTATGAAGCCAGGCCACCCTACCGGGTTTGTCGAAGCATTCGCTAACCTATACGCAGATATACACCACGAGCTATGCCTATACTTGGAAGGTGAAAAGAAAAGCAATGACTACGTATTTGGTCTAGAGCAAGCTAAAGCAGGTTTGTGCCTATTTAAAGCCGCCAAAGAATCTGTACATTCTGGTACTTGGGAAAAAATAGCGAATTAA
- a CDS encoding GNAT family N-acetyltransferase → MTIVSERFKMRGLTPSDATADYLSWLNSDVSQFILNRQQTTDDLVAYINTQNNTPDTYLYGIFTKEAEQHIGNVKFILSEYSGGTSAEMGILIGDKNWHGKGVAKEVIFAFITIAKDKYNLKRVFLGVDKSNVPAVKAYIKMGFKTLEPDQLDDESLSGVKMELLLN, encoded by the coding sequence ATGACGATTGTTTCCGAGCGTTTCAAAATGAGAGGGTTAACTCCGTCCGACGCAACCGCTGATTATCTTTCATGGTTAAATAGTGATGTCAGTCAGTTTATTTTAAACCGACAACAAACGACCGACGATTTAGTGGCATATATCAATACACAAAATAATACGCCAGATACTTATTTGTATGGAATTTTTACAAAGGAAGCTGAGCAGCATATTGGCAACGTGAAGTTTATTCTTTCAGAATATTCTGGCGGAACTTCGGCTGAAATGGGGATCTTGATTGGCGATAAAAATTGGCATGGCAAGGGAGTTGCGAAAGAGGTGATTTTTGCTTTTATCACAATAGCAAAAGACAAATACAACCTTAAGAGAGTGTTTTTGGGCGTTGATAAGTCTAATGTCCCGGCTGTGAAAGCGTACATTAAAATGGGTTTCAAGACTTTGGAGCCTGATCAGCTCGATGATGAAAGTCTCTCTGGGGTTAAAATGGAATTGTTATTAAATTAG
- a CDS encoding phosphopantetheine-binding protein: MPSETQLLEFFHTFLLARGVAVKSEQLQSFNFMESGLLDSFEMLSMVMQIETDFGVRLTPEQMLRPGSATVGGLIDVILRS; encoded by the coding sequence ATGCCTAGCGAAACTCAGTTACTTGAATTTTTTCATACCTTTCTATTAGCTCGTGGTGTAGCGGTTAAGAGTGAACAGCTACAAAGTTTTAATTTTATGGAATCCGGGTTATTAGACTCATTTGAAATGTTATCAATGGTAATGCAGATCGAAACCGACTTTGGGGTTCGTCTAACACCTGAGCAAATGTTGAGACCAGGCTCAGCGACAGTGGGTGGCCTCATTGATGTGATCTTGAGGTCTTGA
- the pseG gene encoding UDP-2,4-diacetamido-2,4,6-trideoxy-beta-L-altropyranose hydrolase: MFVFRVNSTQGIGHLKRCLNLAKELSVRGCGSHFILDENDCLSDYIGGINYSVTLITHGTSEYDDAQQTLSIAYQVGAEAIVVDSYLLGKEWESQIQDRFKLVVIDDLGREHLANTLIDIRWRGDQTEAYYHHLISHDCETLLGPKYALLESVYHDSSRADIERSHLLFSLGGGGDWEVLTPIIELVCELRPSQPIEIVLGPSATNYDSIIALQHIYPQVEINRSPESLYSSFIRAQLFVGALGTSLYELAATKTPALTFSMAKNQEHNQSWLDDLGHCLHLPEFSSSDPLEVVELINILLDNSDKLAKCRNHSKVCVDGRGAARVSNYLLSQQTQSEAEVQPLCKREYLPIAADLTVRMVDFFDINRYLHARNSQHNNVRMTITEAIPTLGHYKWWHQNQRENFVVELDGNPLIYIWHQSLEQNGQTYLYGGWFSALEQVNFAYVQLALNWQLKLCEEEYPDGIWLAVIHKDNKFVNLLNQHNGFKAIEVDSPHFQVTQSIFPSADPKKFNYVMLTRENEHG, encoded by the coding sequence ATGTTTGTTTTTCGTGTTAACAGCACTCAAGGAATTGGCCACTTAAAACGATGCTTGAATTTGGCTAAGGAGCTTAGTGTTCGGGGCTGTGGTAGTCATTTTATTTTAGATGAAAATGACTGTCTGAGTGACTATATCGGTGGTATCAACTACAGCGTCACCCTAATTACTCATGGGACGAGTGAATATGATGATGCCCAACAAACTTTATCTATCGCTTACCAAGTAGGTGCTGAAGCTATCGTTGTTGACTCTTATCTATTAGGTAAAGAGTGGGAAAGCCAAATTCAAGATCGATTTAAACTTGTTGTAATAGATGATTTGGGTCGTGAACATTTAGCCAATACATTAATAGATATTAGATGGCGAGGAGATCAAACCGAAGCTTATTATCATCATTTGATATCTCATGACTGTGAAACGCTTTTGGGACCTAAATATGCTTTACTTGAAAGTGTATATCACGACAGTTCGCGCGCAGATATAGAACGTTCTCATCTGCTATTTTCCCTCGGTGGTGGGGGGGATTGGGAGGTATTGACTCCTATAATTGAATTAGTGTGTGAGCTTAGGCCAAGTCAGCCAATAGAAATTGTCCTAGGACCATCTGCAACAAACTATGACTCGATAATAGCGTTGCAGCATATTTATCCACAAGTTGAAATAAACAGAAGTCCAGAAAGTTTGTACTCAAGCTTTATTAGAGCACAGTTGTTTGTTGGTGCTTTGGGTACTTCGTTGTATGAACTTGCTGCAACAAAAACACCTGCACTTACATTTAGTATGGCTAAAAATCAAGAGCACAATCAGAGCTGGTTGGATGATTTAGGACACTGTTTGCACCTGCCTGAATTTTCATCTAGTGATCCGTTGGAAGTTGTTGAATTGATTAATATATTACTTGATAATTCAGACAAGCTAGCTAAGTGCAGAAACCACAGTAAAGTTTGCGTCGATGGCCGGGGAGCTGCTAGAGTTTCAAACTATTTATTATCACAACAGACACAGTCTGAAGCGGAAGTACAGCCACTTTGTAAACGTGAATATCTACCTATAGCAGCAGATTTAACCGTCAGGATGGTAGATTTTTTTGATATTAATCGCTATTTACACGCCCGCAATAGTCAACATAATAACGTCAGAATGACTATCACGGAAGCTATCCCGACACTTGGTCACTACAAGTGGTGGCATCAAAATCAACGTGAAAACTTTGTCGTTGAATTAGATGGCAATCCTCTCATCTATATTTGGCACCAATCACTAGAGCAAAACGGACAAACATACTTATATGGCGGCTGGTTTTCAGCCCTTGAGCAGGTTAATTTTGCGTATGTCCAGTTGGCATTAAACTGGCAGCTAAAACTCTGTGAGGAAGAATATCCTGATGGTATTTGGCTTGCGGTAATCCATAAAGACAATAAATTTGTTAATTTGCTGAATCAGCATAATGGCTTTAAAGCTATTGAGGTCGATAGTCCTCATTTTCAGGTTACACAATCAATTTTCCCGTCAGCTGATCCTAAAAAGTTTAATTATGTAATGTTAACTAGAGAGAACGAGCATGGATAA
- the pseI gene encoding pseudaminic acid synthase, with amino-acid sequence MFKQELKIDGRLVGHQHPNYIIAEMSANHGQSLSRAKELVYAAKEAGADAIKLQTYSADTLTMKCDLPHFFIKDGPWKGQYLYDLYQHAYMPWEFHAELFELAKKIGITCFSSPFDKSAVDLLEQLDAPAYKIASPELIDHQLIRDVAATGKPMIMSTGGATLPEIADAVKVAKDAGVTELCLLKCTSTYPAPADSINLRTIPHMREAFSVPIGLSDHTLGNDVPLASVAVGGCVIEKHFVMDKNDQTADSFFSMTPEELQNLVHGVRQIEKAMGRVHYPDTPCQKRRCVYLIKDVKSGETLSDMHLRQMRPGGGEIQPKHLPSLIGRRVNKSLPAGTQLKWEDFC; translated from the coding sequence ATGTTTAAACAAGAGCTTAAAATAGATGGGCGTCTAGTCGGACATCAACACCCGAATTATATTATTGCTGAGATGTCAGCAAACCATGGGCAAAGCTTAAGTCGAGCCAAAGAGTTGGTTTATGCGGCAAAGGAAGCGGGTGCCGATGCAATTAAATTACAAACATATAGTGCCGACACGCTTACAATGAAGTGTGATTTACCACATTTCTTTATTAAAGATGGGCCGTGGAAAGGGCAGTATTTATACGATCTTTATCAACATGCGTATATGCCTTGGGAGTTTCATGCTGAACTTTTTGAATTAGCTAAAAAAATAGGGATTACTTGCTTTTCTTCACCATTCGATAAATCAGCTGTTGATTTATTAGAACAACTTGATGCGCCGGCATACAAAATTGCGTCTCCAGAGCTGATTGATCATCAACTTATTCGTGATGTTGCCGCAACCGGCAAGCCTATGATTATGTCTACTGGCGGTGCGACTCTGCCTGAAATTGCAGACGCAGTAAAAGTAGCAAAAGATGCCGGTGTTACTGAATTATGTCTGTTAAAGTGTACCAGTACTTATCCGGCACCTGCTGATAGTATTAATCTAAGAACAATACCACACATGCGAGAAGCTTTTTCGGTTCCTATTGGTTTGTCAGATCATACTCTAGGGAACGATGTGCCTTTAGCGTCGGTTGCTGTGGGTGGATGTGTTATCGAAAAGCACTTTGTAATGGATAAAAATGATCAAACTGCAGATAGCTTTTTCTCAATGACACCAGAAGAATTACAAAATCTTGTACATGGTGTAAGACAGATCGAGAAAGCGATGGGGCGAGTACATTACCCTGATACTCCTTGTCAAAAACGCCGTTGTGTTTACCTTATTAAGGACGTTAAATCGGGTGAAACGCTGTCTGATATGCATTTGCGACAAATGCGCCCAGGTGGAGGCGAAATTCAACCAAAGCACTTGCCATCGCTTATCGGGCGACGAGTAAATAAGTCTTTACCTGCAGGTACTCAGCTTAAATGGGAGGATTTTTGTTAA
- a CDS encoding aldo/keto reductase, whose amino-acid sequence MKLALGTVQFGLDYGVSNFDGRPGTAEVAQILEIAEKNNINLIDTAIGYGNSHNVLNDHHVAKRDFNLITKLPPLNKAYFEKSDVDHYLQYIESAFEELGADSLYGVLFHQSADLLKPGVEAIWQRLTALQSEKKISKLGVSMYANADCKQLLSLYQLDLVQLPYNVLDRYFEQAGWLAQFRQRGIEVHARSIFLQGLLLMESDKVPPYFKPWISNLEQISKLAETFNTSKLAISLAYVLQQKAIDHCVVGVNKARELTDILSAFENAIHIASSDLPDLSVDDLALTNPALWP is encoded by the coding sequence ATGAAGTTAGCACTAGGTACCGTTCAATTTGGTTTAGATTATGGAGTGAGTAATTTTGATGGCAGACCGGGCACAGCGGAAGTGGCTCAAATTCTAGAGATTGCTGAAAAAAATAATATCAACTTGATTGATACTGCTATCGGTTACGGCAATAGTCATAACGTCCTAAACGATCATCATGTAGCCAAACGTGATTTCAATCTGATCACGAAACTTCCTCCGCTCAACAAAGCTTACTTCGAAAAGTCGGATGTAGACCATTACCTGCAATATATTGAAAGTGCTTTTGAGGAACTCGGCGCCGACTCTTTATACGGCGTGTTATTTCACCAAAGTGCAGATCTCCTAAAGCCTGGAGTAGAAGCAATCTGGCAAAGACTAACAGCCCTCCAAAGTGAAAAAAAAATTTCAAAGCTAGGTGTATCAATGTATGCCAATGCTGACTGTAAACAGCTCTTATCACTTTATCAGCTTGATCTCGTTCAACTGCCATACAATGTATTAGATAGATACTTTGAACAGGCTGGGTGGTTAGCTCAATTCCGACAACGAGGAATTGAAGTTCATGCTCGAAGCATATTTCTACAGGGGTTGCTTTTGATGGAATCTGACAAAGTACCGCCTTACTTCAAGCCTTGGATAAGCAACCTTGAACAGATTTCAAAACTCGCAGAGACCTTCAATACCTCCAAGTTAGCTATTAGCCTCGCTTATGTATTACAACAAAAAGCGATAGATCACTGTGTTGTTGGAGTAAATAAGGCTCGAGAGCTTACTGACATACTATCAGCTTTTGAGAATGCGATTCATATAGCTTCAAGTGACTTGCCAGATTTGAGTGTGGATGATTTAGCGTTAACCAACCCCGCATTGTGGCCATAA
- a CDS encoding glycosyltransferase: MKISLIVPTYNSAEYIQACLASLVTQLEDFAEIIVIDDCSTDDTFALLSAFAKRNQAVHVLQTETNSGPGVARNLGIEHAKGEWILFVDSDDALTDLALKQLIQFVDFEAVNCDVVAFDWRYKKDKVNNETFHFEGRFDKPEFTNEKALLLEKYVKFRMDHSAIYLMIKRQLLIEHQVSFAGGFHEDIDFTFLVYWHAREVKLLDEVIYLKTPRPGSIVNSVSISHIKGFYRSYAVIHTLLKSVSKNQSLHTAFLTGVIGLVATCIRKIFLKAPSKELREPLYEYTFKQLNDFSVPIDSLPLDKTYYSLLVKHFLNTMMTHETAAQPRSEVIDEFLEENEGKKWSCIDLHHSAFLAPKEIRTCCKRFFVDNEMRGDVTIVNSEQLEQSENLVKTIMDAKKKLFADINMGEPTGCDGCPYLEFKQWGAIESSKITKVSYEHHSVCNLKCSYCSDTYYGGEKPAYDVLALQKALLDEQRLSEKALCIWGGGEPTSDKHFSKLLLQTTERLPLSSNRVITNAVVFNKAIYELLLAKKVSIFTSIDAGTEETFVKIRGKNSLHKVMENLVKYSSANAEAVTVKYIFTDGNKFQAEIRAFAELIDRYQLKACNFQISFDFKEERISSDDLVLIVRLYKSLKQLGAHVVYLDDLILMRIGELSVDEEALLADKLELAGLNDIVALADSKVPVALWGAGETARLLLEHSNYFKRVELAYFVDPDPNKIGTTFMGKPVYAPDVLTKTHTPVFIAAVQYYAPIYREFKQLGLPDSRLINKLII, from the coding sequence ATGAAGATTTCACTAATAGTACCAACTTACAACAGCGCTGAGTATATTCAAGCTTGCCTTGCAAGTTTGGTGACTCAATTAGAAGATTTCGCTGAGATCATCGTAATTGATGATTGCTCAACGGATGATACTTTTGCGTTGTTATCAGCTTTTGCGAAGCGCAATCAAGCTGTACATGTGCTCCAGACTGAAACTAATAGTGGTCCGGGAGTTGCGCGTAATTTGGGTATAGAGCATGCTAAAGGGGAGTGGATTTTATTTGTTGACAGTGATGACGCATTGACTGATCTAGCGTTAAAGCAGTTGATACAATTTGTTGATTTCGAAGCTGTTAATTGTGATGTGGTGGCTTTTGACTGGCGATATAAAAAAGATAAAGTTAACAATGAGACATTTCACTTTGAAGGTCGGTTTGATAAACCTGAATTTACAAATGAAAAAGCGTTGTTGTTAGAAAAATACGTAAAATTTAGAATGGATCATTCGGCAATTTACTTGATGATCAAGCGTCAATTATTGATAGAGCATCAGGTGTCCTTTGCTGGTGGCTTCCATGAAGATATTGACTTTACCTTTTTAGTGTACTGGCATGCAAGGGAAGTAAAATTACTGGATGAAGTTATCTATTTAAAAACCCCACGACCTGGTTCAATAGTGAATTCGGTTAGCATATCTCACATCAAAGGGTTTTATCGTTCTTATGCAGTGATCCACACACTCCTCAAATCAGTTTCAAAGAACCAGAGCCTGCATACTGCTTTCTTAACCGGTGTTATTGGGTTGGTTGCTACTTGCATCCGGAAAATATTCTTAAAAGCGCCAAGTAAGGAGCTTAGAGAGCCTCTCTATGAATATACGTTTAAACAACTTAACGATTTTTCTGTGCCTATTGATAGCCTACCATTGGACAAAACCTATTACAGTTTGTTAGTAAAACACTTTCTTAATACCATGATGACGCATGAAACCGCAGCGCAGCCTCGAAGTGAAGTAATAGATGAATTCCTAGAAGAAAACGAAGGGAAAAAGTGGAGTTGTATAGACTTACATCATTCCGCGTTTCTTGCACCAAAAGAAATTCGTACTTGTTGTAAGCGTTTCTTTGTCGACAACGAAATGCGTGGCGACGTAACTATTGTTAATAGTGAGCAGCTAGAGCAATCCGAAAATCTAGTAAAAACGATAATGGATGCAAAGAAAAAGCTATTTGCAGATATCAATATGGGTGAGCCGACAGGTTGCGATGGTTGCCCTTATCTAGAGTTTAAACAGTGGGGGGCGATTGAATCTAGTAAAATTACAAAGGTATCGTATGAGCATCACTCAGTATGTAACTTGAAATGTAGCTACTGTAGCGATACTTACTACGGTGGAGAAAAGCCAGCTTACGACGTACTGGCTTTGCAAAAAGCATTATTAGATGAGCAACGGCTGAGTGAAAAAGCGCTTTGCATTTGGGGGGGAGGGGAACCTACCTCTGATAAGCATTTTTCTAAATTACTTTTGCAGACGACGGAGCGATTACCGCTATCAAGCAACCGGGTTATAACTAATGCGGTAGTGTTTAATAAAGCGATCTATGAGCTACTGCTCGCTAAGAAAGTTAGCATATTTACGAGTATAGATGCGGGGACTGAAGAAACGTTTGTCAAGATCCGAGGTAAAAACAGCTTACATAAGGTGATGGAAAACCTTGTAAAATACTCCAGTGCTAATGCCGAAGCCGTTACGGTTAAATACATATTCACGGATGGAAATAAGTTTCAAGCGGAAATTCGTGCGTTTGCCGAGCTAATTGATCGATATCAGCTGAAAGCTTGTAATTTTCAGATAAGTTTTGATTTTAAAGAAGAGCGTATTAGCAGCGATGATTTGGTGCTTATTGTGCGTCTATATAAATCATTAAAGCAGCTTGGCGCACACGTGGTTTATTTAGACGACTTGATACTCATGCGTATCGGAGAGTTAAGCGTTGATGAAGAGGCGTTGTTAGCGGATAAATTGGAGCTGGCTGGGCTGAATGATATCGTCGCGTTAGCGGACTCCAAAGTGCCTGTTGCTCTTTGGGGGGCTGGAGAAACAGCACGCTTGTTATTAGAGCATAGCAACTACTTCAAAAGAGTCGAGTTAGCTTACTTTGTTGATCCAGACCCCAATAAAATTGGAACCACGTTTATGGGTAAACCGGTTTATGCACCAGATGTGCTGACAAAAACCCACACACCGGTGTTTATCGCAGCGGTTCAGTACTATGCTCCGATATATAGAGAATTTAAGCAACTAGGCTTGCCTGACAGCCGTTTGATTAACAAGCTTATTATCTAA